The Micromonospora krabiensis genome window below encodes:
- a CDS encoding ABC transporter permease → MTSLAHTLTDSATMFRRQVRHLQRYPSLTAMLIGLPVVLLLLFVYVFGEALGAGLPGGDRGAYLNYLVPGMLLFSVTGAAQGTAISVAMDMTEGIVDRFRTMAISRASVLTGHVLGSLVQTMLCIAVVLGISLAIGFRPNATPVEWLATVGVLAAIAFALIWLSVALGLVSDSVETASNTPMFLTLLPFLGSGFVPTDTMPAGLRWFADYQPFTPVIETLRGLLLGSGIGDSALLALAWCAVISLLSYLWARRAFRRRAAR, encoded by the coding sequence ATGACCAGCCTCGCCCACACCCTGACCGACTCGGCGACGATGTTCCGCCGACAGGTCCGCCACCTCCAGCGCTACCCCTCGCTCACCGCGATGCTGATCGGCCTCCCCGTCGTCCTCCTGCTGCTGTTCGTCTACGTCTTCGGCGAAGCCCTCGGCGCCGGGCTCCCCGGCGGTGACCGCGGCGCGTACCTCAACTACCTCGTCCCCGGCATGCTGCTGTTCAGCGTGACCGGCGCCGCGCAGGGGACCGCGATCTCCGTGGCGATGGACATGACCGAGGGCATCGTCGACCGCTTCCGCACCATGGCCATCTCCCGCGCGTCCGTCCTGACCGGACACGTCCTCGGCAGCCTGGTGCAGACCATGCTCTGTATCGCCGTCGTGCTCGGCATCTCGCTCGCCATCGGGTTCCGCCCGAACGCCACCCCGGTCGAGTGGCTCGCCACCGTCGGCGTGCTCGCCGCGATCGCGTTCGCGCTGATCTGGCTGTCGGTCGCGCTCGGCCTCGTCAGCGACAGCGTCGAGACCGCCAGCAACACGCCCATGTTCCTGACCCTGCTGCCGTTCCTGGGCAGCGGCTTCGTACCCACCGACACCATGCCCGCCGGTCTGCGGTGGTTCGCCGACTACCAGCCGTTCACGCCGGTGATCGAGACGCTGCGCGGCCTGCTGCTCGGCTCGGGAATCGGCGACAGCGCCCTGCTCGCGCTGGCCTGGTGCGCGGTGATCTCGCTGCTGTCGTACCTGTGGGCCCGGCGCGCGTTCCGTCGACGCGCGGCCCGGTAA
- a CDS encoding CDP-diacylglycerol diphosphatase: protein MSGDALSGKLHRRHFVRLSGTAGAAGLLGLMGAGSALADGGEPAPPTPGEPGASPCPTPSALCGYPSDTGGRYDLWDRVQVCEGTKPGPPFPQCLRTTATYVVLNGGSGSNHDFLLVPSCRVSGIECPFVATPAAPNYWLEAWLNAQPGQPGHVLYPHVGLGVNSADPTIRQQDQLHVHLAGIHSGIQTQLNNHDSAITNNPSRWRTQIVPIWGLTNTGAPAPRSYRVLHVANLNENLFTLLRDSVVRPTGSTMAAQMLAVTPRLVGNGGFYVVNSEPGLSVPPGQPGGTGTVDFLLAYA, encoded by the coding sequence ATGAGCGGCGACGCGCTGAGCGGGAAGCTCCACCGACGCCACTTCGTCAGGCTCTCCGGAACCGCCGGCGCGGCGGGGCTGCTGGGCCTGATGGGGGCCGGTAGCGCGCTGGCCGACGGCGGGGAGCCGGCCCCGCCCACACCCGGCGAACCCGGCGCCTCCCCCTGCCCCACGCCGTCCGCCCTCTGCGGTTATCCGAGCGACACCGGCGGGCGGTACGACCTGTGGGACCGCGTGCAGGTCTGCGAGGGCACCAAACCCGGCCCGCCGTTCCCCCAGTGCCTGCGGACGACAGCCACCTACGTCGTCCTCAACGGAGGGTCGGGGTCGAACCACGACTTCCTCCTCGTCCCCAGCTGCCGCGTCAGCGGCATCGAGTGCCCGTTCGTCGCGACCCCCGCCGCGCCGAACTACTGGTTGGAGGCGTGGCTCAACGCCCAACCCGGGCAGCCGGGGCATGTGTTGTATCCCCACGTCGGCTTGGGCGTCAACTCGGCCGACCCGACGATCCGTCAGCAGGACCAGCTGCACGTCCACCTGGCCGGGATCCACTCGGGCATCCAGACGCAGCTCAACAACCACGACAGCGCGATCACCAACAACCCGTCGCGGTGGCGAACCCAGATCGTTCCGATCTGGGGCCTGACCAACACCGGCGCCCCGGCTCCCCGCTCGTACCGCGTGCTGCACGTCGCGAACCTCAACGAGAACCTGTTCACCCTCCTGCGCGACAGCGTGGTGCGGCCCACCGGCTCGACCATGGCGGCGCAGATGCTCGCCGTGACGCCCCGGCTGGTCGGCAACGGCGGGTTCTACGTCGTCAACAGCGAACCGGGCCTGAGCGTCCCGCCCGGGCAGCCCGGCGGCACGGGCACCGTCGACTTCCTGCTCGCCTACGCCTAG
- a CDS encoding TetR/AcrR family transcriptional regulator, producing the protein MPAQTDDATREKVLAVADRLYYSRGIQTVGMDTLRTEAGVSLKRLYQLFPSKESLVEEVLHRRRQTWDSLVEAAVASGTTPRARLLAVYDMLARWFDEDDFRGCVFINTFGELGASTPRIAELVREHKAQFQDRLAELVAEAGGPAALASQLAILAEGAQTTAAIAGTSEAAGHARTAAETLIDAALGATSAR; encoded by the coding sequence ATGCCGGCACAGACAGACGACGCGACACGCGAGAAGGTGCTGGCCGTCGCCGACCGCCTCTACTACAGCCGGGGCATCCAGACGGTCGGCATGGACACCCTGCGCACGGAGGCGGGGGTCTCCCTCAAGCGCCTCTACCAACTCTTCCCCTCCAAGGAGAGCCTCGTCGAGGAGGTCCTGCACCGCCGACGCCAGACCTGGGACAGCCTCGTCGAGGCGGCGGTCGCCAGCGGCACGACCCCCCGCGCACGACTGCTGGCCGTCTACGACATGCTCGCCCGCTGGTTCGACGAGGACGACTTCCGAGGCTGCGTCTTCATCAACACGTTCGGCGAACTCGGCGCGAGCACCCCGCGGATCGCCGAGCTCGTCCGCGAGCACAAGGCCCAGTTCCAGGACCGACTCGCCGAGCTCGTGGCCGAGGCCGGCGGCCCGGCGGCGCTCGCCTCCCAGCTCGCCATCCTCGCCGAGGGCGCGCAGACCACCGCCGCCATCGCCGGCACGAGCGAGGCCGCCGGCCACGCGCGTACCGCCGCGGAGACCCTGATCGACGCGGCCCTGGGCGCGACCTCCGCCCGGTGA
- a CDS encoding alpha/beta fold hydrolase: MPYITVGTENSTSIDLYYEDHGQGQPVVLIHGYPLDGHSWEKQSAALLAAGYRVITYDRRGFGQSSQPTVGYDYDTFAADLNTVLETLDLTDVVLVGFSMGTGEVARYLGRYGSARIAKAAFLASLEPFLLQTEDNPTGVPQEVFDGILAAATADRYAYFTDFYRNFYNTDETLGSRLSEEALRNSWNVAAGASWYASSAVVPTWLTDFRGDVEKIDVPALILHGTADNILPVDATAREFRKRLPDADYVEIAGAPHGLLWTHAAEVNEALLAFLAK; the protein is encoded by the coding sequence ATGCCCTACATCACCGTCGGGACCGAGAACAGCACCAGCATCGACCTGTACTACGAGGACCACGGTCAGGGGCAGCCGGTCGTGCTCATCCACGGCTACCCGCTCGACGGTCACTCCTGGGAGAAGCAGAGCGCGGCCCTCCTCGCCGCCGGCTACCGCGTCATCACGTACGACCGGCGGGGTTTCGGCCAGTCCAGCCAGCCGACCGTCGGCTACGACTACGACACCTTCGCGGCGGACCTCAACACGGTGCTCGAGACGCTCGACCTGACCGACGTCGTGCTCGTCGGGTTCAGTATGGGCACCGGCGAGGTGGCCCGCTACCTGGGCCGCTACGGCTCCGCCCGCATCGCCAAGGCGGCGTTCCTGGCCTCGCTGGAGCCGTTCCTGCTCCAGACCGAGGACAACCCGACCGGCGTGCCGCAGGAGGTCTTCGACGGCATTCTCGCCGCGGCCACCGCCGACCGCTACGCGTACTTCACCGACTTCTACCGCAACTTCTACAACACCGACGAGACACTGGGCAGCCGGCTCTCCGAGGAGGCCCTGCGCAACAGCTGGAACGTCGCCGCCGGCGCGTCGTGGTACGCCTCCAGCGCCGTCGTCCCCACCTGGCTCACGGACTTCCGGGGCGACGTCGAGAAGATCGACGTGCCGGCGCTGATCCTGCACGGCACCGCGGACAACATCCTGCCGGTCGACGCCACCGCCCGGGAGTTCCGCAAGCGGCTGCCGGACGCCGACTACGTCGAGATCGCCGGTGCGCCGCACGGTCTGCTCTGGACCCACGCGGCCGAGGTGAACGAGGCCCTGCTGGCGTTCCTCGCCAAGTGA
- a CDS encoding DUF6891 domain-containing protein, whose protein sequence is MTGWIYNDRPEGARFLTDQIAEPGRTRIDDEIWDWVVRGEDDADEFVDYFDDDEERHGATDEQLRAAYEQATAARREQQRGWGDVRSNITAAFAELTELGVLARENFSCCGTCAAAEIHDERDGSRHWHGYLWYHQQDTESLVASENGAVYLGYGAYPPADFDEAAYDALPEAEQQARYQADLERLLDETVFPVLRRHGMRVQWNRKQSKRILVTGAQWYAPLP, encoded by the coding sequence GTGACTGGATGGATCTACAACGATCGGCCCGAGGGCGCCCGCTTCCTGACCGATCAGATCGCGGAGCCCGGCCGCACCCGGATCGACGACGAGATCTGGGACTGGGTCGTGCGTGGCGAGGACGACGCCGACGAGTTCGTGGACTACTTCGACGACGACGAGGAGCGTCACGGCGCCACCGACGAGCAGCTGCGGGCGGCGTACGAGCAGGCGACGGCCGCCCGACGGGAGCAGCAGCGTGGGTGGGGCGACGTGCGGAGCAACATCACCGCCGCCTTCGCGGAGCTGACCGAGCTGGGGGTGCTGGCCAGGGAGAACTTCAGCTGCTGTGGCACCTGCGCGGCGGCGGAGATCCACGACGAGCGGGACGGCTCCCGGCACTGGCACGGCTACCTCTGGTACCACCAGCAGGACACCGAGTCGCTGGTCGCGAGCGAGAACGGCGCGGTCTACCTCGGCTACGGCGCCTACCCGCCCGCCGACTTCGACGAGGCCGCCTACGACGCCCTGCCCGAGGCCGAGCAGCAGGCCCGTTACCAGGCCGACCTGGAACGGCTGTTGGACGAGACGGTCTTCCCGGTCCTGCGCCGGCACGGCATGCGGGTCCAGTGGAACCGCAAGCAGTCAAAGCGGATCCTCGTCACCGGCGCCCAGTGGTACGCGCCCCTGCCCTGA
- a CDS encoding LacI family DNA-binding transcriptional regulator, translating to MTKPRSRGSRQADVAREAGVSQSTVSMVLNGGGDLGRISVETQRRVLSAARRLRYTPSGPQRPPTGSRQTPLLLGVHTFEPIFPTSARDYYFEFLQGIEEQAATDGCNLVLFTAAEDEAGVRRIYRGGVNGLRQAAGSLLLGHHAHRDDLARLAADGYPFVYIGHREVPDAEICYVGGDYRAATGRMVDELVAAGHRSFAYLGEAVRYEPQVDRWEGFAAALERFGLPVPVPAFDRPEALTAQWLDGALAAGTTAVLVESVSLLRVLAAMIALRGLTIPEDLSVVLLVDDPSDDAGGRPWAALHTPRNAMGRRAVRLLSALLADPHGDYERQILLPCTHTLDGTTAPPRPDRR from the coding sequence GTGACGAAGCCACGCAGCCGCGGCTCGCGCCAGGCGGACGTCGCCCGCGAGGCCGGGGTCTCCCAGTCCACCGTCTCGATGGTGCTCAACGGCGGAGGTGACCTCGGCCGGATCTCCGTGGAGACCCAGCGCCGGGTGCTCAGCGCGGCCCGCCGGCTGCGCTACACCCCGAGCGGGCCGCAGCGGCCCCCGACCGGCAGCCGCCAGACCCCGCTGCTGCTCGGCGTGCACACCTTCGAGCCGATCTTCCCGACCAGTGCCCGGGACTACTACTTCGAGTTCCTCCAGGGCATCGAGGAGCAGGCCGCGACCGACGGGTGCAACCTGGTCCTCTTCACCGCGGCCGAGGACGAGGCCGGCGTCCGGCGGATCTACCGGGGCGGGGTCAACGGGCTGCGGCAGGCCGCCGGCAGCCTGCTGCTCGGTCACCACGCCCACCGCGACGACCTGGCCCGGCTCGCGGCCGACGGCTACCCGTTCGTCTACATCGGCCACCGCGAGGTGCCGGACGCGGAGATCTGCTACGTGGGCGGCGACTACCGTGCAGCCACCGGTCGGATGGTGGACGAGCTGGTCGCCGCCGGCCATCGCAGTTTCGCCTACCTCGGCGAGGCCGTTCGGTACGAGCCCCAGGTGGACCGCTGGGAGGGCTTCGCCGCGGCGCTGGAACGCTTCGGCCTGCCCGTCCCGGTGCCGGCCTTCGACCGGCCGGAGGCGTTGACCGCGCAGTGGCTCGACGGCGCGCTCGCCGCCGGCACGACCGCCGTGCTCGTCGAGTCGGTCAGCCTGTTGCGGGTGCTCGCCGCGATGATCGCGCTGCGTGGGCTCACCATCCCGGAGGATCTCTCCGTCGTGCTGCTGGTCGACGACCCGTCCGACGACGCCGGCGGGCGGCCGTGGGCGGCACTGCACACGCCGCGCAACGCGATGGGCCGCCGGGCGGTGCGACTGCTGAGCGCCCTGCTCGCCGATCCGCACGGCGACTACGAGCGGCAGATCCTGCTGCCCTGCACCCACACTCTCGACGGCACCACCGCGCCGCCCCGCCCGGATCGCCGCTGA
- a CDS encoding FAD-dependent oxidoreductase: protein MTTAPALPGLHHYLPAPSEAAAPQVREADVVVYGATSGGVTAAVRAARAGLNVVLLAYGDHLGGMTASGLGTTDVGRAATVGGLARRFYDRVAAVYQAPPPHWDVEARIAEEIFDGWLTAVGVRVHRRQRLTSVRRESGRIVELGTDDGNRYRAAVYVDASYEGDLMAGAGVRYTVGREASATYGEPLAGVQHSVNHQFERPVDPYVLPGRPESGLLPGISADAYGTVGDGDRRVQAYNFRLHVTTSPRRIPFPRPEGYDPGRYELLRRYIDAGVFELYGRTTRVRGDVFDMNNHGAFSSDHIGANYDWPEADHARREEIFQDHVRYQAGLLFFLANDPRLPTAVRDATREYGLAPTEFTDTAHWPHQLYIREARRMIADYVITQHDGTGRTRAADPIALASYVMDSHNTRRVLVDGHPRNEGNVQHPLTVPLGIPYRSVVPRAAECANLLVASAISASHVAFASVRMEPVLMMVGEAVGAAAALSIADKVAVQEVDYEALRKDLLRSGAILTWPPSV, encoded by the coding sequence ATGACAACCGCACCCGCGCTCCCCGGCCTGCACCACTACCTGCCCGCCCCGTCGGAGGCCGCCGCGCCGCAGGTACGGGAGGCGGACGTCGTCGTCTACGGGGCCACCTCCGGTGGCGTGACCGCCGCCGTACGCGCCGCCCGCGCCGGGCTGAACGTGGTGCTGCTCGCCTACGGCGACCACCTCGGTGGCATGACCGCGTCCGGCCTCGGCACCACCGACGTGGGCCGGGCTGCCACCGTCGGCGGCCTGGCCCGCCGCTTCTACGACCGCGTCGCCGCCGTCTACCAGGCACCGCCCCCGCACTGGGACGTCGAGGCGCGGATCGCCGAGGAGATCTTCGACGGCTGGTTGACCGCCGTCGGCGTGCGCGTGCACCGACGTCAGCGGCTCACCTCCGTACGCCGCGAGTCCGGCCGGATCGTCGAGCTCGGTACCGACGACGGCAACCGCTACCGGGCGGCCGTCTACGTCGACGCCTCCTACGAGGGCGACCTGATGGCCGGGGCGGGCGTCCGCTACACCGTCGGGCGCGAGGCGTCCGCGACCTACGGCGAACCACTCGCCGGCGTGCAACACAGCGTGAACCACCAGTTCGAACGGCCAGTGGACCCGTACGTCCTGCCGGGACGCCCGGAGAGCGGACTACTCCCCGGCATCTCCGCCGACGCGTACGGCACCGTCGGCGACGGCGATCGACGGGTGCAGGCGTACAACTTCCGCCTGCACGTGACCACCTCGCCCCGGCGGATCCCCTTCCCCCGCCCCGAGGGCTACGACCCCGGCCGCTACGAACTGCTCCGCCGCTACATCGACGCCGGCGTCTTCGAGCTGTACGGGCGGACCACCCGCGTCCGGGGCGACGTGTTCGACATGAACAACCACGGCGCGTTCTCCTCCGACCACATCGGGGCGAACTACGACTGGCCCGAGGCCGACCACGCACGACGCGAGGAGATCTTCCAGGACCACGTCCGCTACCAGGCCGGCCTGCTGTTCTTCCTGGCCAACGATCCCCGGCTCCCGACGGCGGTGCGGGACGCCACCCGCGAGTACGGCCTGGCCCCGACCGAGTTCACCGACACCGCGCACTGGCCGCACCAGCTGTACATCCGGGAGGCCAGACGGATGATCGCCGACTACGTCATCACCCAGCACGACGGCACGGGCCGAACGCGCGCCGCCGACCCGATCGCCCTGGCGTCGTACGTGATGGACTCCCACAACACCAGACGGGTGCTCGTCGACGGGCACCCCCGCAACGAGGGAAACGTGCAGCACCCGCTGACCGTGCCGTTGGGCATCCCGTACCGCTCGGTCGTGCCCCGCGCCGCCGAGTGCGCGAACCTGCTCGTCGCCTCGGCCATCTCGGCCTCGCACGTCGCGTTCGCCTCGGTGCGGATGGAACCGGTGCTGATGATGGTGGGCGAGGCGGTGGGCGCCGCCGCCGCGCTGTCCATCGCGGACAAGGTCGCGGTGCAGGAGGTCGACTACGAGGCGCTACGGAAGGATCTGCTTCGATCGGGTGCGATCCTGACCTGGCCACCGTCTGTCTGA
- a CDS encoding FAD-dependent oxidoreductase yields MHRFSRELSTDLLVVGGGLGGVAAALTAARLGRRVVLTEETNWLGGQLTAQAVPSDEHPWIETEHISPGYRELRGRIRDYYRRNYPLRDAAAADPTLNPGLGNVSRLCHEPRVGVAVLDEMLMRYVSAGRVTVLHHHVPVAAATDGDRITAVTLENRRDGGQLTVTAALVADATELGDLLDLAGVEHVVGAESQDETGERYAAPVADPTDQQAITWCFPLEYRPGEEHVVDRPASYDHWKTHVDPFWPGPQLSWEKIDIHTMSGKVNRIFEGDLDAVRLPDLWHFRRIRARTQFQPDLVDTDITLVNWPNIDYWEAPLVGPDIDETARQRALRRCKELSLSYLHWMQTEAPRPDGGHGYPGLRLRPDLTDTDDGLAKSVYVRESRRIRARFTVLEHHVAVTDRPEGAGSEIFDDAVGVGHYNIDLHPSTAGINYVNLECYPFQIPLGALIPVRMRNLLPANKNIGTTHITNGCYRLHPVEWSIGEAVGALAAYCLDGGHEPAAVADSTTLTADYQRLLGGTLGIPLAWPDQIRRTRPSQAAKGATPLLAPPLPRTPRPQIARPA; encoded by the coding sequence GTGCACAGGTTTTCCCGGGAGTTGAGCACCGATCTGCTCGTGGTCGGCGGTGGTCTCGGTGGGGTCGCCGCCGCGTTGACCGCCGCCCGGCTCGGCCGGCGGGTCGTCCTCACCGAGGAGACGAACTGGCTCGGCGGGCAGCTCACCGCCCAGGCCGTCCCCTCCGACGAGCACCCGTGGATCGAGACCGAGCACATCTCGCCCGGCTACCGCGAGCTGCGCGGCCGGATCCGGGACTACTACCGGCGCAACTACCCGCTGCGCGACGCCGCCGCCGCGGACCCCACCCTCAACCCCGGACTGGGCAACGTCAGCCGACTCTGCCACGAGCCGCGCGTCGGCGTCGCCGTCCTCGACGAGATGCTCATGCGCTACGTCTCCGCCGGCCGCGTCACCGTGCTGCACCACCACGTGCCGGTCGCGGCGGCAACCGACGGCGACCGGATCACCGCGGTCACCCTGGAGAACCGGCGCGACGGCGGGCAGCTCACCGTCACCGCGGCGCTGGTCGCCGACGCCACCGAACTCGGCGACCTGCTCGACCTGGCCGGCGTCGAACACGTCGTCGGAGCCGAGTCCCAGGACGAGACCGGCGAACGGTACGCCGCACCCGTCGCCGACCCGACCGACCAGCAGGCGATCACCTGGTGCTTTCCCCTCGAATACCGGCCCGGCGAGGAGCACGTGGTGGACCGGCCCGCGTCGTACGACCACTGGAAGACCCACGTCGACCCGTTCTGGCCCGGGCCGCAGCTCTCCTGGGAGAAGATCGACATCCACACGATGTCGGGCAAGGTGAACCGCATCTTCGAGGGCGACCTGGACGCCGTGCGCCTCCCGGACCTGTGGCACTTCCGCCGCATCCGCGCCCGCACCCAGTTCCAGCCGGACCTGGTCGACACCGACATCACCCTGGTCAACTGGCCCAACATCGACTACTGGGAGGCGCCGCTCGTCGGGCCGGACATCGACGAGACCGCCCGCCAGCGCGCGCTGCGCCGCTGCAAGGAGCTGTCCCTGTCGTACCTGCACTGGATGCAGACCGAGGCGCCCCGTCCCGACGGCGGCCACGGCTACCCGGGCCTGCGGCTACGCCCCGACCTCACCGACACCGACGACGGCCTCGCCAAGTCCGTCTACGTCCGCGAGTCACGGCGCATCCGCGCCCGCTTCACCGTGCTGGAGCACCACGTCGCCGTCACCGACCGCCCGGAGGGCGCCGGCTCGGAGATCTTCGACGACGCCGTCGGCGTCGGGCACTACAACATCGACCTGCACCCGAGCACCGCCGGCATCAACTACGTCAACCTCGAGTGCTATCCCTTCCAGATCCCGCTCGGCGCCCTGATTCCCGTGCGGATGCGCAACCTGCTACCGGCCAACAAGAACATCGGCACCACCCACATCACCAACGGCTGCTACCGGCTGCACCCCGTCGAGTGGAGCATCGGGGAAGCTGTCGGCGCCCTCGCCGCCTACTGCCTCGACGGCGGGCACGAACCGGCGGCCGTCGCCGACTCCACGACCCTGACCGCCGACTACCAACGGCTGCTCGGCGGAACCCTCGGCATCCCGCTCGCCTGGCCCGACCAGATCCGCCGCACCCGACCGTCGCAGGCCGCGAAGGGCGCCACCCCGCTGCTCGCCCCACCACTGCCGCGCACCCCGCGCCCGCAGATCGCCCGCCCGGCCTGA